In a single window of the Pseudodesulfovibrio profundus genome:
- a CDS encoding IS5 family transposase: protein MLLFLHPKEEGMAIRQKGPRLGDYFLGHRRTKTTFLDEINELIDWQPINAFLCKKIRRKANAVGNPAYPPLAMFKILLLQRWYNLSDPGVEQALLDRLSFVRFTGFSIEDDVPDETTICRFRNGLIRLKVLDSLLDMLNRQLEGQGLLVREGAVVDASVVESQRRPRKVIDVMPEDRSEDAEEQDGPVDCRVSYSDDEEAAWLRKRNRAYYGYKLHAATDSRDGFLLCGHITPANHSDTGEFERLVNGVGLDPGARVYADKGYCSGKNRDILFDRDLEDGTMDKTPRGGRLTDFEKTRNRDISSIRQIVERAFGTLKRGYAFFRSRYVGREKVEGEFHILAMAFNLKKAVRLARA, encoded by the coding sequence ATGCTATTATTTCTCCATCCAAAGGAGGAAGGCATGGCTATTCGGCAGAAAGGACCTCGGTTGGGTGATTACTTCCTGGGGCACCGCAGAACCAAGACCACATTTCTGGATGAGATCAACGAACTCATCGACTGGCAGCCCATCAACGCCTTTCTGTGCAAGAAGATCAGGCGCAAGGCCAACGCCGTGGGCAATCCCGCCTATCCGCCTCTGGCGATGTTCAAGATTCTGCTCTTGCAGCGTTGGTACAACCTGAGTGATCCGGGCGTGGAGCAGGCGCTGCTCGACCGGCTCTCCTTTGTCAGATTTACCGGTTTTTCCATCGAGGACGACGTGCCGGACGAGACCACCATATGCCGTTTCCGTAACGGTTTGATCCGCCTGAAGGTGCTGGACTCCTTGCTCGACATGCTTAACCGCCAGCTTGAAGGACAAGGGCTTCTTGTCCGTGAGGGAGCCGTGGTGGACGCCTCGGTAGTCGAGTCGCAGCGGCGGCCGCGCAAGGTTATCGACGTGATGCCTGAGGACCGTTCCGAGGACGCCGAAGAACAGGATGGGCCGGTGGACTGCCGGGTCAGCTATTCGGATGACGAGGAGGCGGCCTGGCTCCGCAAGAGAAATCGGGCCTATTACGGCTACAAGCTCCATGCCGCGACGGACAGTCGAGACGGGTTTCTGCTCTGTGGTCACATCACTCCCGCGAACCATTCGGACACGGGCGAATTCGAGCGGCTCGTGAATGGCGTCGGCCTTGATCCCGGCGCACGGGTTTATGCGGACAAGGGCTATTGCAGCGGGAAGAACCGGGACATTCTGTTTGATCGCGATTTGGAGGACGGAACCATGGACAAGACGCCTCGTGGCGGCAGGCTGACAGACTTCGAAAAGACCCGCAACCGTGACATCAGCAGCATTCGGCAAATAGTCGAGCGGGCCTTCGGCACACTCAAACGTGGCTACGCATTCTTTCGGTCCCGATACGTGGGTCGTGAGAAGGTGGAGGGAGAGTTCCACATCCTCGCCATGGCGTTCAATTTGAAAAAAGCTGTTCGACTGGCGCGAGCCTGA
- a CDS encoding response regulator — protein sequence MQKVLIVDDSQTNLALLEHMLLREGCEIVSAESGQQAIELVAEHDFALILLDIQMPEMNGYETANRIKLLERGKHVPIIFITAIFQDEENVRQGYQTGAVDYLFRPVDVEMLKSKVKVFLQMNAQKQRLEQEIEERKKQDATVSLSELKYRAMFERSVEGLFRASVEGTFLEVNPAMVQILGYDSVEEVINVEGMRQRIMPNIHDQQTYLETLRRDGFVANFEFLAKRKDDETIWCSESSRLVGAEDGKEYIERPLHGKSHTFTL from the coding sequence ATGCAGAAAGTCCTCATAGTTGATGATTCACAGACAAATCTTGCCCTCCTGGAGCACATGTTGCTGCGGGAGGGGTGTGAGATTGTTTCGGCAGAGTCCGGTCAGCAGGCCATTGAGCTTGTCGCGGAACATGATTTTGCATTGATCCTGCTCGATATACAGATGCCGGAAATGAACGGCTATGAGACCGCCAACCGCATCAAGCTTCTTGAGCGCGGGAAGCATGTTCCGATAATATTCATTACGGCCATTTTTCAGGATGAAGAGAATGTGCGGCAGGGGTATCAAACCGGAGCCGTGGATTATCTTTTTCGGCCTGTCGATGTGGAGATGCTCAAGAGCAAGGTGAAGGTCTTTCTTCAGATGAATGCGCAAAAGCAGCGTCTGGAGCAGGAGATAGAAGAGCGCAAGAAACAGGATGCGACGGTCAGTCTCAGCGAGTTGAAATATCGGGCCATGTTCGAGCGATCTGTGGAAGGACTCTTCCGCGCTTCCGTGGAAGGGACGTTCCTGGAAGTGAACCCCGCCATGGTTCAGATTCTTGGCTATGATTCCGTTGAGGAAGTGATCAACGTGGAAGGGATGCGGCAACGGATCATGCCCAATATCCATGACCAGCAGACGTACCTGGAAACTCTTCGTCGTGACGGCTTTGTCGCCAATTTTGAATTTCTTGCCAAACGCAAGGATGATGAAACCATCTGGTGTTCGGAAAGTTCCCGCCTGGTTGGGGCCGAAGATGGTAAGGAATATATAGAGAGACCTCTGCACGGCAAATCCCACACTTTTACTCTTTAA
- a CDS encoding Hsp20/alpha crystallin family protein, producing MADLKSWSQDEIVRMRREMDRLFDDLCTDFDLPSMVCRMTGDLELREEGGTLIVHMEMGNMNPEDVNVTVHERDLIISTHSVEVSEGRRETRTFRKEVKLPCIIRPDKVVAEFDDGILEVRLPKCPTQSGQKIQIKKK from the coding sequence ATGGCTGATTTGAAAAGCTGGAGTCAGGACGAAATAGTCCGGATGCGGCGTGAGATGGATCGTTTGTTTGATGATTTGTGTACCGACTTCGATTTGCCGTCCATGGTTTGTCGCATGACAGGGGATTTGGAACTTCGAGAAGAAGGTGGAACGCTCATCGTTCATATGGAAATGGGGAATATGAACCCGGAGGATGTGAACGTGACTGTCCACGAGCGAGATTTAATCATTTCTACTCATTCCGTTGAAGTCAGTGAGGGCAGAAGAGAAACAAGGACATTCAGAAAGGAAGTTAAGTTACCTTGCATTATTCGCCCCGATAAAGTGGTGGCAGAGTTCGACGACGGAATCCTTGAGGTGCGACTACCCAAGTGTCCGACCCAGAGTGGTCAAAAGATTCAAATCAAGAAAAAGTAG
- a CDS encoding 2-phosphosulfolactate phosphatase, translated as MVVNIVECLSGAQKARGLVVVIDVFRAFSVACYAVENGAEDYYAVGDVELARSLAKEHNGVLVGERDCIKIEGFDYGNSPTEIESVDFTGKTLVHTTSAGTQGLVNAVHADEIITGSFVNADAIVRYIRAKNPELVTVVAMGTGGVMRAQEDMMCGMYIKNELDEYPNSFETLKTFLAGVDSAEKFFDPEKTYAPEKDFELCMDLDRFDFVLGATPNDDGSVRLRKITVADV; from the coding sequence ATGGTTGTCAATATAGTCGAGTGTTTGAGTGGTGCACAAAAAGCCCGTGGGCTGGTTGTGGTGATCGACGTGTTCCGGGCCTTTTCCGTGGCGTGCTACGCTGTGGAAAACGGGGCGGAGGATTATTACGCCGTGGGTGATGTGGAGCTGGCTCGCTCCCTTGCCAAAGAACACAACGGGGTGCTGGTCGGCGAACGTGATTGCATCAAGATCGAGGGATTTGACTATGGCAATTCTCCCACAGAAATTGAATCCGTTGATTTTACCGGTAAAACGTTGGTTCACACGACCAGCGCCGGTACACAGGGGCTGGTCAATGCCGTGCATGCTGATGAAATCATTACCGGTTCATTCGTCAATGCCGATGCGATCGTCCGCTACATTCGCGCTAAGAATCCGGAACTGGTGACAGTGGTTGCCATGGGGACCGGCGGTGTCATGCGCGCTCAGGAAGACATGATGTGCGGCATGTATATCAAGAATGAACTCGATGAGTATCCAAACTCATTTGAAACACTGAAGACATTTCTTGCCGGGGTTGATAGTGCGGAAAAGTTTTTTGATCCTGAGAAAACCTACGCCCCGGAAAAAGATTTTGAGCTCTGCATGGATCTTGATCGGTTCGATTTCGTGCTCGGAGCCACACCAAATGACGATGGTTCCGTGCGGTTACGAAAAATAACGGTAGCGGACGTATAA
- a CDS encoding Lon protease family protein, which translates to MPTKKTPNEVPVEKMKWTLNSKQLKIKTTDDLEPLTDIIGQKRGVEAFRFGMGMVKKGYNIFVTGQPGTARLDTVKKMLGEMADKAKTPCDLCYVNNFKHPEAPILLRFKSGEGSKFKKDMQDFLDNVKREVPQLFESEDYIARKNQIAEAHEKKIMAFYQAIEDQVKDTGLVVVRMQMGPIQRPDVVPLVDGEPKRLIELEEMVEKGRFPKDEYERLKAKRLELKEEIDNIVNELKNLQKEVVKKHDEIDRLMFTSLAEDFLKPLREKYPDKKVLRYLDSVLENMADELDAIKALGGPPKQGPFPGMMMGGPSPEMVFRPYQVNLLVDNVESEGPPVIVESYPTYRNLFGSIERVQDRTGGWQTDFSKIKAGSFVKANGGYLVINLMDAIFEPGVWQTLKRSLKTEQIEIETYDPYYFISATGLKPEPIDMDVKVVVLGSPYLYMMLKHYDEDVPKIFKVRADYESSMDINDDSVHQFARFIKSEVDKYELKPFDISGISAVMEEGVRWAGRQEKISTAFPGLSDLISEADYFASRSDSEIITAEHVKEAVYAKVYRSNQIEERIQEMIDRGSLFVDTDGEAVGQVNGLAVYSMGDYAFGKPARITAVTALGKEGIINIEREADMSGPTHNKGMLILSGYLRSRFAQDKPLSLAASIAFEQSYGGIDGDSASSTELYALLSSLSGKPLRQDVAVTGSVNQNGEVQPIGGVNEKIEGFFLCCKNAGLTGKQGVMIPHPNVKDLMLRDEVIDAVKDGKFHIWAVKTIDEGIKILTGVNAGRRGKNGKYPKNSINGLVDEKLKSLVDELMAYGKDEDDKKSNKATSKKKSSSKKK; encoded by the coding sequence ATGCCGACAAAGAAGACACCCAATGAAGTTCCCGTTGAAAAAATGAAATGGACCCTTAACTCAAAGCAACTCAAAATTAAAACAACGGATGACCTTGAACCCCTTACCGATATCATAGGGCAGAAGCGTGGAGTGGAAGCCTTCCGATTTGGTATGGGAATGGTAAAGAAAGGGTATAATATTTTTGTGACAGGGCAACCTGGCACGGCGCGTCTGGATACAGTCAAAAAAATGCTGGGTGAGATGGCTGACAAGGCTAAAACGCCTTGTGACCTGTGTTATGTTAATAATTTCAAACACCCGGAAGCACCCATTTTATTGCGTTTCAAGTCTGGGGAAGGCAGCAAGTTCAAAAAGGACATGCAGGACTTTTTAGACAATGTGAAACGGGAAGTTCCACAGCTGTTTGAAAGTGAAGACTATATCGCTCGCAAAAATCAGATTGCCGAAGCTCATGAGAAAAAGATCATGGCATTTTATCAAGCCATTGAAGATCAGGTGAAGGATACCGGGCTGGTAGTAGTCCGAATGCAAATGGGGCCCATTCAGCGCCCGGATGTGGTTCCTTTGGTTGATGGTGAGCCAAAGCGGTTGATTGAATTGGAGGAGATGGTTGAGAAAGGTAGATTCCCCAAAGATGAATATGAGCGACTTAAGGCGAAGCGGCTTGAGCTTAAAGAAGAGATCGACAACATAGTCAATGAACTCAAAAATCTACAGAAAGAGGTGGTTAAAAAACATGATGAGATCGACAGGCTCATGTTCACATCGCTTGCTGAAGATTTCCTGAAACCTTTGAGGGAAAAGTATCCAGATAAAAAAGTTCTAAGGTATTTGGATAGTGTGCTTGAGAATATGGCTGATGAGCTTGATGCCATTAAGGCTCTCGGTGGCCCACCCAAGCAGGGACCTTTCCCTGGCATGATGATGGGAGGTCCTTCTCCTGAAATGGTTTTCAGACCCTATCAAGTCAATTTATTGGTTGATAATGTTGAATCCGAGGGACCGCCTGTCATAGTCGAGTCCTACCCGACGTATCGTAATTTGTTTGGAAGTATTGAACGGGTTCAGGACCGAACTGGTGGGTGGCAGACCGACTTCTCGAAAATTAAAGCCGGCTCTTTTGTAAAAGCCAATGGCGGGTATCTGGTTATCAATCTGATGGATGCCATTTTTGAGCCGGGCGTATGGCAAACACTCAAGCGCTCTCTGAAAACCGAGCAGATCGAAATCGAGACATATGATCCCTACTACTTCATCAGCGCGACAGGGTTAAAGCCTGAGCCTATTGATATGGACGTCAAAGTCGTTGTTCTGGGTAGTCCATATCTTTACATGATGCTTAAGCATTACGACGAGGATGTTCCCAAAATATTCAAGGTTCGTGCTGACTATGAATCCAGTATGGATATTAATGATGACTCCGTTCACCAGTTTGCTCGATTCATTAAAAGCGAAGTGGACAAGTACGAACTGAAGCCCTTTGATATCAGTGGAATCTCAGCTGTCATGGAAGAGGGCGTTCGATGGGCTGGACGACAGGAGAAAATATCTACGGCCTTCCCTGGACTCAGTGACTTGATCAGTGAAGCAGATTATTTTGCTTCTCGGTCTGACAGTGAAATCATCACTGCCGAACATGTGAAGGAAGCGGTGTATGCCAAGGTGTACCGCTCCAATCAGATCGAAGAGCGTATTCAGGAGATGATTGACCGTGGCAGTCTGTTTGTGGATACGGACGGCGAGGCTGTAGGACAGGTCAACGGTCTGGCTGTCTATTCAATGGGTGACTACGCCTTTGGAAAACCCGCTCGGATTACGGCTGTTACAGCTCTCGGCAAGGAAGGTATTATTAATATTGAGCGTGAAGCGGATATGTCCGGGCCAACGCATAATAAGGGGATGCTGATCCTTTCCGGGTATCTCAGGAGTCGTTTTGCCCAGGATAAGCCGCTTTCATTGGCCGCAAGTATCGCCTTCGAACAGTCGTATGGTGGTATCGATGGTGATTCCGCATCTTCGACCGAGCTGTATGCGCTCCTGTCCAGCCTTTCAGGGAAGCCGTTGCGTCAGGATGTCGCCGTGACAGGGTCTGTGAATCAGAATGGAGAGGTTCAGCCCATCGGTGGCGTAAATGAGAAAATCGAAGGGTTCTTCCTTTGTTGTAAGAATGCTGGTCTGACAGGCAAGCAGGGCGTGATGATTCCACATCCGAACGTGAAGGATTTGATGCTTCGCGATGAGGTGATCGACGCTGTCAAAGATGGAAAGTTCCACATTTGGGCGGTCAAGACCATTGATGAAGGAATCAAAATTCTGACAGGCGTAAACGCTGGAAGACGTGGTAAAAACGGCAAGTATCCCAAGAATTCCATTAATGGCTTGGTTGATGAAAAACTGAAGAGCCTTGTTGATGAATTGATGGCGTATGGGAAGGATGAAGACGACAAAAAGTCCAATAAAGCGACTTCTAAAAAGAAGTCTTCTTCAAAAAAGAAGTGA